The following are from one region of the Rosettibacter firmus genome:
- a CDS encoding NYN domain-containing protein, producing MNHYIIDGNNLIGSIPELNEQHKKDKLRSREDLVVILNNYFSNKKFTVSLHFDGFENIPLRLVKGKIYYSKNRQADELIRKEIDNAKSKRLLTIITSDLSLQEYAKVNGCNYMTSKEFYNMINNNDIIDEEERRIQELKNLNEEFRNMFCKE from the coding sequence ATGAATCATTATATTATTGATGGGAATAATTTAATAGGAAGTATACCAGAATTAAATGAACAACACAAAAAGGATAAACTAAGAAGTCGAGAAGATCTGGTGGTTATTTTGAATAATTATTTTTCGAATAAAAAATTTACAGTATCATTGCATTTTGATGGTTTTGAGAATATTCCTTTAAGATTGGTAAAAGGTAAAATTTATTATTCGAAAAATAGACAGGCTGATGAATTGATTAGAAAAGAAATAGATAACGCAAAATCAAAAAGATTGTTGACTATCATAACATCAGATTTATCTCTGCAGGAATATGCTAAAGTCAATGGATGCAATTATATGACTTCAAAAGAATTTTATAATATGATAAATAATAATGACATTATTGACGAAGAAGAACGAAGAATACAAGAATTAAAAAATTTGAATGAAGAATTCAGAAATATGTTCTGTAAAGAATAA
- a CDS encoding YIP1 family protein, producing the protein MGTNNNQQLPDATPVEPEEIELNHTDKLVGVFTEPINTFSKISVLGSKVSDWLIPLFIFIIAAILSNILMMSNPVIKASVIQKQMEQFEKNLNNAVEKGQMTESQKEAQLETIRERMERGGIANYIINAIGITIITFITFFIVSGVFYLFVKLILKGNGTYKDAMTSYGLPYYVLIIQIIVMVILAFATDKFYTSTSVGAFIETERSSISHFILSKLDIFSIWFYALVSIGFGKMFKSESLGKYFILIYCLWIGFGLLFFFLAKAVPFLSSLSM; encoded by the coding sequence ATGGGAACAAATAATAACCAGCAATTACCTGATGCAACTCCGGTCGAACCGGAAGAAATCGAATTAAATCATACTGATAAGTTAGTGGGGGTATTTACAGAACCTATAAATACTTTCTCCAAAATAAGTGTTTTAGGTTCAAAGGTTAGTGATTGGTTAATTCCTTTATTTATTTTCATAATAGCTGCTATTCTATCAAACATTTTAATGATGAGTAATCCAGTAATTAAAGCTTCAGTAATTCAAAAACAGATGGAACAATTTGAAAAAAATCTTAACAATGCCGTAGAAAAAGGTCAGATGACAGAATCTCAAAAAGAAGCTCAACTCGAAACAATTCGTGAAAGAATGGAAAGAGGGGGAATTGCAAATTATATTATCAATGCAATTGGAATTACAATTATTACTTTTATTACCTTTTTTATAGTATCAGGAGTTTTTTACTTATTTGTAAAATTAATTTTAAAGGGGAATGGAACATACAAAGATGCTATGACATCTTATGGATTACCATATTATGTTTTAATTATTCAGATAATTGTAATGGTAATATTAGCATTTGCAACTGATAAATTTTATACATCTACCAGCGTGGGTGCATTTATTGAAACAGAGAGATCATCAATTTCACATTTCATACTTTCTAAACTTGATATTTTTTCAATCTGGTTTTATGCACTCGTAAGTATTGGCTTCGGAAAAATGTTTAAATCGGAATCATTAGGAAAGTATTTTATTTTAATATATTGTCTGTGGATTGGCTTTGGGTTACTTTTCTTCTTTTTAGCTAAAGCAGTACCTTTCCTTAGTTCTCTTAGTATGTAA
- a CDS encoding SUMF1/EgtB/PvdO family nonheme iron enzyme: protein MKRIILLTIASSLFFLSCSKKESSPTETLINTQLTGIVSDLYGNPIEGVKITTEPETFVSITNQYGKFEFNNINAGIYKIFAEKDGYLKNTTTAIVKYNDTTTIQITLKMLISISGKVIDENSSEGIEGASIQIENYTKKITTGSGGIFHFDNVPSGNNIFLVIKEGYSIKKEVIFLDPQKTSGYEIKMNKLTELQMIYVAGGNFIMGDTFGDGNFNEKPAHNVSLNSFYISKYEITQRNWLETMGNNPSKFWNEENPVESISWNDAIEFCNQRSFLEGLQQCYKYEEGKIVCDFNANGYRLPTEAEWEFAARGGLLSGNTKYSGSSNISDVAWYYNNSGNSPHPVGLKIPNELGIHDMSGNVWEFCWDYYDENYYSNSPSTNPAGPSSGTSHILRGGSWTDDAFFNRVYYRNYYEVFARGSNVGLRVVRSGK from the coding sequence ATGAAAAGAATTATATTATTAACAATCGCATCTTCATTATTTTTTTTAAGTTGTTCAAAAAAAGAATCCAGTCCAACCGAAACTCTAATCAATACACAATTAACAGGAATAGTTAGTGATTTATATGGTAATCCAATAGAAGGTGTTAAAATAACTACAGAGCCAGAAACTTTTGTGTCCATTACAAATCAATATGGAAAATTTGAATTTAATAATATCAACGCAGGCATTTATAAAATATTTGCAGAAAAAGATGGTTATTTAAAAAACACAACAACTGCCATAGTAAAATACAATGACACTACAACAATTCAAATTACATTAAAAATGTTGATTTCAATTTCAGGAAAAGTAATTGATGAGAATTCAAGTGAAGGGATTGAAGGAGCTTCAATACAAATTGAAAATTATACAAAAAAAATCACAACTGGATCTGGCGGAATATTTCATTTCGATAATGTTCCTTCAGGTAATAATATTTTTCTTGTAATAAAAGAAGGTTACTCAATAAAAAAGGAGGTAATTTTTTTAGATCCACAAAAAACTTCTGGCTATGAAATAAAAATGAATAAGCTTACAGAACTACAAATGATTTATGTAGCTGGCGGAAATTTTATAATGGGCGATACATTCGGAGATGGAAATTTCAATGAAAAGCCAGCTCATAATGTTTCATTAAATTCATTTTATATATCAAAATATGAAATAACACAACGAAACTGGCTCGAAACAATGGGAAACAATCCATCTAAATTCTGGAATGAAGAAAATCCTGTAGAATCAATTTCTTGGAATGATGCAATTGAATTCTGCAACCAGCGAAGTTTTCTTGAAGGTCTTCAGCAGTGTTACAAATATGAAGAAGGAAAAATAGTGTGTGACTTCAATGCCAACGGTTATCGTCTTCCAACTGAAGCTGAATGGGAATTTGCAGCTCGTGGAGGTTTATTGAGCGGAAATACTAAATACAGCGGCAGTTCTAATATCTCTGATGTAGCCTGGTATTATAATAATTCTGGTAATAGTCCACATCCAGTGGGATTAAAAATTCCAAATGAACTGGGCATTCACGATATGAGTGGAAATGTCTGGGAATTTTGCTGGGATTATTATGATGAAAACTATTACTCTAATTCTCCTTCTACTAATCCAGCTGGACCTTCATCTGGCACTTCACATATATTAAGAGGTGGGAGCTGGACAGATGATGCATTTTTCAATAGAGTTTATTACAGAAATTATTATGAAGTATTTGCAAGAGGTTCAAATGTTGGATTGCGTGTTGTGAGAAGTGGAAAATAA
- the priA gene encoding primosomal protein N', with product MYAQVVFPLPFRNAFTYSIPEEFVDLVKVGVRVVVPFGKRILTGFVIGINQTTELKDKIKSIRDVLDDYPVFDENSLKFYEWISEYYISSLGEALKNSIPYGTEVESKRIVVADRDYCAELLTKEKKQNSIKAKLLNILSQKEVIKISQLQKELKNKNLYTLLRNLEKLGAVSILNELEGAKVKVKKVKCVKLKKSIDEIYEYFPELEKKSPKQVVILLELISSRDEVLLSELLKKTKTSSASVESLVKKGLVEIYEKEVERTYKETYQEEIKEITLTETQQNVINRISEALEQDKFETFLLYGITGSGKTQIYIELAKRAVAKGKSVIILVPEISLTPQITSRFINYFGNNVAVFHSKMSLGERYDTWRGIISEKYKIVIGPRSALFAPLKNIGLIVVDEEHDQSYKQQDISPKYHARDAAIMRAKFNNCPIILGSATPSVESMYNALNGKYHLLELPQRIDKAQLPIIKLVDIGIEQKKKRMESIFSKTLLDEINNRISKKESIIILQNRRGFATQVYCNDCGEVILCPDCSVSMVHHINKNILKCHYCGIELPVPKACPVCGSLSLKFFGTGTQRVEDELAFYFPELKIERVDSDAIDKKGKLGEILNSFRKGEINMLVGTQMVSKGLDFSNVTLVGVISAETTLWLPDFRADERTFQLLTQVAGRAGRSEKQGEVIIQTQNSKNFVLQKVIQNDYKGFYEKEIQLRQKGEYPPFTRLGLIEIKDQNENRAKAAITEFASYLKKYEKGLKISPPTEAVIYKLKGFYRYQILIKSFKKTDPSGKLLRNAILNSYIEFNQKSKFKDVKLIIDIDPQSII from the coding sequence ATGTATGCTCAAGTAGTATTCCCTTTACCTTTTCGAAATGCATTTACTTATTCAATACCTGAAGAGTTTGTGGATTTAGTTAAAGTAGGTGTTCGTGTTGTTGTTCCTTTCGGGAAAAGAATTCTTACAGGATTTGTAATAGGAATAAATCAAACAACAGAATTAAAAGATAAAATTAAATCTATTAGAGATGTGCTGGATGATTATCCAGTGTTTGATGAGAATTCATTGAAATTTTATGAGTGGATTTCTGAATATTACATAAGTTCATTAGGAGAAGCACTTAAAAATTCCATCCCTTATGGTACCGAAGTAGAATCTAAACGAATAGTAGTTGCAGATAGAGATTATTGTGCTGAACTTCTCACAAAAGAAAAAAAGCAAAACTCAATTAAAGCAAAACTATTAAACATATTATCACAAAAAGAAGTAATAAAAATTTCACAACTTCAAAAAGAACTTAAGAATAAAAATCTATATACATTACTTAGAAATCTTGAAAAATTAGGAGCTGTATCCATACTGAATGAGCTGGAAGGTGCAAAAGTTAAAGTAAAAAAAGTAAAATGTGTAAAATTGAAAAAAAGTATTGATGAAATTTATGAGTACTTTCCAGAGTTAGAAAAAAAATCTCCTAAACAAGTTGTGATTTTACTTGAATTGATATCATCCAGAGATGAAGTTTTATTGAGTGAACTTTTGAAAAAAACAAAAACAAGTTCAGCTTCAGTAGAAAGTCTTGTAAAAAAAGGTTTAGTTGAAATTTATGAAAAAGAAGTGGAGAGAACATATAAAGAAACTTATCAGGAAGAGATAAAAGAAATTACATTAACAGAGACTCAACAAAATGTAATCAATAGAATTTCTGAAGCATTGGAACAGGATAAATTCGAAACATTTTTATTATATGGCATTACAGGAAGTGGTAAAACACAAATTTATATCGAATTAGCAAAAAGAGCTGTTGCTAAAGGAAAGAGTGTGATAATACTTGTTCCAGAAATTTCTTTAACACCTCAAATAACTTCAAGATTTATAAATTATTTTGGCAATAATGTCGCAGTATTTCATAGTAAAATGTCTCTTGGAGAAAGATATGATACCTGGCGAGGTATAATTTCTGAAAAGTACAAAATTGTGATTGGACCCCGTTCTGCATTATTTGCTCCATTAAAAAATATTGGTTTGATTGTGGTTGATGAAGAACACGATCAGAGTTATAAACAACAGGATATTTCTCCTAAATATCACGCCAGAGATGCTGCAATTATGAGAGCAAAATTTAATAATTGTCCAATAATATTAGGCTCAGCTACACCTTCAGTTGAAAGTATGTATAATGCTCTAAATGGCAAATATCATTTGCTGGAATTACCTCAAAGAATAGATAAAGCACAACTTCCAATTATAAAGTTAGTGGATATTGGAATTGAACAAAAGAAGAAAAGAATGGAGAGTATATTTTCAAAAACACTTCTTGATGAAATAAATAATAGAATTTCAAAAAAAGAAAGTATAATTATTTTACAAAATCGGAGAGGATTTGCAACGCAAGTTTATTGTAATGATTGTGGTGAAGTAATTTTATGTCCAGATTGTTCAGTGTCGATGGTTCATCATATTAATAAAAATATATTAAAATGCCATTATTGTGGAATAGAACTCCCTGTTCCAAAAGCCTGTCCTGTTTGTGGTTCTTTATCATTAAAATTTTTTGGTACTGGAACTCAGCGTGTAGAAGATGAACTCGCATTTTATTTTCCTGAATTAAAAATAGAAAGAGTAGATTCTGATGCAATTGATAAAAAAGGAAAACTTGGTGAGATACTTAATAGTTTCAGGAAAGGTGAAATTAATATGCTGGTTGGTACACAAATGGTATCGAAAGGATTGGATTTTTCTAATGTAACTCTTGTAGGAGTAATTTCTGCAGAAACAACTCTATGGCTTCCAGATTTTAGAGCAGATGAAAGAACTTTTCAATTATTAACTCAGGTTGCAGGAAGAGCAGGTAGAAGTGAAAAGCAAGGTGAAGTAATAATTCAAACACAAAATTCAAAAAATTTTGTTCTCCAAAAAGTTATACAAAATGATTATAAAGGATTTTATGAAAAAGAAATTCAGCTTAGACAAAAAGGAGAATATCCACCTTTTACAAGATTAGGTTTGATTGAAATAAAAGATCAAAATGAAAATCGGGCAAAAGCAGCAATTACAGAATTTGCAAGTTATTTGAAAAAATATGAAAAGGGATTAAAAATATCTCCACCTACCGAAGCAGTAATTTATAAATTAAAAGGTTTCTATCGATACCAGATTTTAATAAAGAGTTTTAAGAAAACAGATCCTTCAGGAAAACTTCTTAGAAATGCTATTTTGAACTCGTATATTGAATTTAATCAGAAATCAAAATTTAAAGATGTAAAATTAATAATCGATATTGATCCTCAGAGTATAATATAA
- a CDS encoding phosphatidate cytidylyltransferase — protein MVKMSNLSTRIIVALFGIPLIIILAMAGKFPFLVFVFFVGLLSFFEFVNILKKKRIYPNLFVGGISVFAIILNSYWNFIEDEFLFLIIVALILLTELFRKKESPIANLGATLIGVFYIGFFSASIEKIREFYRETLFNYDQGGYLIISILASIWICDTAAYFIGSAFGKHKMFPRISPNKSWEGALAGFIFSILTMIVAKSFFLDLITTGNAIVVGLIIGIFGQAGDFVESMIKRDANVKDSSSIVPGHGGIFDRFDSLIFSAPIIYLYLYYFAQI, from the coding sequence ATGGTGAAAATGAGTAATCTCTCCACAAGAATCATAGTTGCTCTTTTTGGAATTCCTTTAATAATTATTCTTGCAATGGCTGGTAAATTTCCTTTTTTAGTTTTTGTTTTTTTTGTGGGATTACTTTCATTTTTTGAATTTGTAAACATTTTAAAAAAGAAAAGAATTTATCCAAATTTATTTGTTGGTGGTATTTCTGTTTTTGCAATAATTCTAAATAGTTACTGGAATTTTATTGAAGATGAGTTTTTATTTTTGATTATTGTTGCTTTAATTTTACTCACAGAGCTTTTTAGAAAGAAAGAATCACCAATAGCAAATTTAGGAGCAACTTTAATAGGTGTTTTTTATATTGGATTTTTTTCTGCTTCAATAGAAAAAATTAGAGAATTTTACAGAGAAACATTATTTAATTATGATCAAGGTGGTTATTTAATTATATCAATATTAGCTTCTATATGGATATGCGATACTGCTGCATACTTTATAGGGAGTGCATTTGGTAAACATAAAATGTTTCCTCGTATTAGTCCAAACAAAAGCTGGGAAGGAGCTCTTGCAGGTTTTATTTTTTCTATTTTGACAATGATTGTAGCAAAATCATTTTTTCTTGATCTCATAACTACAGGTAACGCAATAGTTGTTGGTTTAATAATTGGAATATTTGGTCAGGCTGGCGATTTTGTTGAAAGTATGATTAAACGTGATGCAAATGTTAAAGATTCATCATCAATTGTTCCTGGTCATGGTGGTATATTCGATCGTTTTGATTCACTAATATTTAGTGCCCCTATTATTTATCTCTATTTATATTACTTTGCACAAATATGA
- a CDS encoding YybH family protein, whose product MKYFSLLLIILFISGCTKEVPETEKRISKTVEEEAIQKLIEHFYTAYNSGDIETAVTLIDEHYKGMAPDSEDVNGVDNLTNELYQFKNEYPEGKWEIKIEELTVENNLAYVIINGSFLMPDPIEKKMNPIYSERSIKILKKEKNEGWKIYRSISLPTFTYN is encoded by the coding sequence ATGAAATATTTTTCACTCTTATTAATTATACTATTCATTTCTGGATGTACAAAAGAAGTTCCAGAAACAGAAAAAAGAATTTCAAAAACTGTTGAAGAAGAAGCTATCCAAAAATTAATTGAACATTTCTATACAGCTTATAATTCTGGCGATATTGAAACAGCCGTTACTTTGATCGATGAACATTATAAAGGTATGGCTCCAGATTCAGAAGATGTAAATGGAGTGGATAATTTAACTAATGAACTTTATCAGTTTAAAAACGAGTATCCAGAAGGCAAATGGGAAATAAAAATTGAAGAGTTAACAGTAGAAAATAATTTAGCTTATGTAATTATAAATGGTTCTTTCTTAATGCCAGATCCTATAGAAAAAAAGATGAATCCAATTTATTCAGAAAGGAGCATTAAGATTCTTAAGAAAGAAAAAAATGAAGGCTGGAAAATTTATAGATCCATAAGTTTACCTACTTTTACTTACAATTAA
- a CDS encoding putative signal transducing protein, whose amino-acid sequence MICPNCEYEYIDGIKVCPDCGTQLIPQEDFEGNLVHPSDWIVVYICSEYYEAEMLKTNLESADIETLILSQKDKNFPAVGNLSLIKLLVKKTDQENALEIITDINNRNSNSGGAENGENE is encoded by the coding sequence ATGATTTGTCCAAATTGTGAGTATGAGTATATAGATGGTATTAAAGTTTGTCCTGATTGTGGTACTCAATTAATACCTCAAGAAGATTTTGAAGGTAATCTTGTTCATCCATCAGATTGGATAGTTGTGTATATATGTTCAGAATATTATGAAGCTGAAATGCTTAAGACAAATCTTGAAAGTGCAGATATTGAAACATTAATCCTATCGCAGAAAGATAAAAATTTTCCTGCAGTAGGAAATTTATCCCTCATAAAACTTCTTGTTAAAAAAACAGACCAGGAAAATGCTCTTGAAATAATAACTGATATTAATAATAGAAATTCAAATAGCGGGGGAGCTGAAAATGGTGAAAATGAGTAA
- a CDS encoding CPBP family intramembrane glutamic endopeptidase: protein MNDEYNSQKPELEKPVINITPVTAAFLGLALVFVLYQFGGAILTLLIFGLDFEKADINAVRLLTMGGQILLILVPSLLLSKYIYVDVTSILRIRFPSKKEILVFVIGLILLIPLLQNFLYVQNYLIEKIAENNYLIKSIKNVIDQLDKLLESTYTNLIIAHSFIEGLFIILIVAVVPAVCEEVFFRGYVQSSFEYKFKPFWSALLTAVFFSIYHFNPYGLIPLILLGTYLGFSAYMSNSIFIPMILHFTNNFLAITAFFVFGSEDLISSKVKPEGEIIPNLVSFVLLSILFISFIYYVIKNYQKFQTVKQEGE, encoded by the coding sequence ATGAATGATGAATACAATTCACAAAAACCTGAATTAGAAAAACCAGTAATAAACATTACTCCAGTAACAGCAGCATTTCTTGGTTTAGCTTTGGTGTTTGTTTTATATCAATTCGGTGGTGCTATATTAACTTTATTGATTTTTGGACTTGATTTTGAAAAAGCTGATATTAATGCTGTTAGACTTCTTACTATGGGAGGACAAATTCTTTTAATTCTTGTTCCATCTCTTCTTCTCAGTAAATATATTTATGTTGATGTTACATCTATATTGCGTATAAGATTTCCTTCAAAAAAAGAAATACTTGTTTTTGTAATAGGTCTAATACTTTTAATTCCATTACTTCAGAATTTTTTATATGTTCAAAATTATTTGATAGAAAAAATTGCAGAAAACAACTATTTAATAAAATCAATAAAAAATGTTATAGATCAGCTGGATAAACTTTTAGAATCAACTTATACTAATTTGATAATTGCACATTCATTTATTGAAGGATTGTTCATAATCTTAATTGTAGCTGTAGTTCCAGCAGTCTGCGAAGAAGTTTTTTTCAGAGGCTATGTTCAATCAAGTTTTGAATATAAATTTAAGCCCTTCTGGAGTGCACTATTAACAGCTGTTTTTTTTAGTATATATCATTTTAATCCATATGGATTGATCCCACTGATATTACTCGGTACTTATTTAGGATTTTCTGCGTATATGAGTAATTCAATCTTTATTCCAATGATACTTCATTTCACGAATAATTTTTTAGCTATTACTGCTTTTTTTGTTTTTGGAAGCGAAGATTTAATAAGTTCCAAAGTTAAACCTGAAGGTGAAATAATACCTAATCTTGTAAGTTTTGTTTTATTGTCTATCTTGTTTATATCTTTTATTTATTATGTAATCAAGAATTATCAAAAATTTCAAACAGTGAAACAGGAGGGAGAATGA